The nucleotide sequence AGAACGGGACGTGCGCGAGCGGGCCGAGTCGCTGCTGTCCACCCTGGGCCTGCGCGACCGACTGAATCATCTGCCGTCTCAGCTATCTGGTGGTGAGCAGCAGCGAACGGCCGTTGCCCGGGCGCTGATCAATGAACCGGCTATTGTGTTTGCCGATGAACCCAGCGGGAATCTGGATTCGCGTAACGCCGAAGATCTTCATCAACTTTTTTTTCGACTTCGCGATGAACTAGGGCAAACCTTCATCATTGTTACGCATAATGAAGTATTAGCTGCCCTAGCCGACCGTACTGTAACCATCCGGGATGGGGTTTTATTTACCTGAAATGGGGCAGATCAATAAGTTTTCGGTCCGTACAGTTAGATTGTGTTGAGTAGTTATACTTAAAAAATGGTTTGTCAATTTTAAACTGTTCGGTTTAACGTATTGATTTGTAGGTATTTATTTGATTAGTATAAATTTTTTTTGCGAAAAAGAATTAATCTTCATTACTTTTGTTTTATAATTGTGTCGAAAAGAAAAGTTTTTCATAACGTTGAGTAAATCAGAAAGCCAAGAGAGTGTCTCGCTTGGCTTTTTTGTTTATAAAAGGTTAGCCTGATTAGTGCGGCCGCTTTTCTTCTGGTTTGGCTTTCAAACTAGCTCCAGGGCCGAAAACGACGACCATAAAAAAAGCCGGTTTCTCAACCGGCCTGAACTGTTGAAAACTACCCGTGTTTTTCCAGCACCGTTTCCAGTTCTTCGACTTCCATCAAGCCTTCGGCGGTTACGGCCTTGAGTCGAACAGGCAAAATCTCATTGATTAGCAGCGGGTCGTATTTAGCCACAACACGGACATAGTTCTCTGTAAAGCCCTGCATCAGGCCGTTTTCAACATCTTCTTCAAACAGGACCGTAGCGTGTTGATCTACCTGTAAGTCGTAAAAAGCCCGGCGTTTCTTGTCCGAAAGGATATGCAGCATTTTTGAGCGTTCTGCCCGGACATGACCCGGCACAACTGGTTTAATAGCCAGCGCGGTGGTATTGGGCCGTTCGGAGTACGTAAAGACGTGCAGGTAAGAGACCGGCAGCTCGTTCAGAAACTGATACGTTTCCTTAAACGCTTCGTCGGTTTCGCCAGGGTGCCCAACGATGACATCAACGCCAATGCAGGCGTGGGGCATCAAGTTCTTGATTTTAGCGATCCGGTCGGCATACAGTTCGCGTTTGTAACGACGGCGCATCAGTCCAAGGACCCCGTTGCTGCCCGATTGCAGCGGAACGTGAAAGTGCGGAACAAATCGTTTCGATTGAGCGACAAACGCAATGATCTCGTCGGTGAGAAGATTAGGCTCGATGCTCGAGATCCGGAACCGCTCGATTCCGTCTACGTCATCAAGTGCCTGCACCAGTTCAAAGAAAGTCTCCAGCCGGTGACCATTGACCAGACCAAAGTCGCCGATGTTAACGCCCGTCAGGACGATTTCTTTGACTTCCCGACTGGCAATTTCCCGGGCGGCTTGTACTACGTTAGCGACCGTATCAGATCGGCTTTTACCCCGGGCGAGTGGGATCGTGCAATAAGCGCAGGGGTAATCGCAGCCATCCTGCACTTTCAGGAAGGTACGCGTGCGGTCGTTCAGAGAATACGACGCGTGGTAATCAATCGCATGCTCGATGGGTGAGTTGAACACCCGCGCCGGCTGTCCGACCGGGACTTTCTCAAAAGTCGGCATCAGCTCATGCAGCCTGAATTTTTCGGCCGCTCCCAGTACCGCATCCACACCGGGAATCGCCGAAATTTCGGCTGGTTTTAGCTGAGCGTAGCAACCCAGGATCGCTACATAACCATCGGGGTTGATTTTCTGGGCCTCGCGGACAATTTTCCGACATTTCTTATCGGCATTGTCCGTTACCGAGCAGGTATTAATAATAAAGATGTCAGGCTGCTGGTTGAACTCCACCCGCTCATACCCCTGCTGCTCCATCAGCCGGGCCAGCGTCGAGGTTTCCGAGAAGTTGAGTTTGCACCCGAGTGTATAAAAAGCGACTTTTTTCACGAGTATCAGAAAATGTGTTTGGCTTACGGCCAGCGTAGCCACCCGACCCACAAGTTGACGAGGCCGGTTCTGGCCAATTTACAAAAAAACAGCGCAGCGGGTTCCTTATGCTC is from Spirosoma taeanense and encodes:
- the mtaB gene encoding tRNA (N(6)-L-threonylcarbamoyladenosine(37)-C(2))-methylthiotransferase MtaB, translated to MKKVAFYTLGCKLNFSETSTLARLMEQQGYERVEFNQQPDIFIINTCSVTDNADKKCRKIVREAQKINPDGYVAILGCYAQLKPAEISAIPGVDAVLGAAEKFRLHELMPTFEKVPVGQPARVFNSPIEHAIDYHASYSLNDRTRTFLKVQDGCDYPCAYCTIPLARGKSRSDTVANVVQAAREIASREVKEIVLTGVNIGDFGLVNGHRLETFFELVQALDDVDGIERFRISSIEPNLLTDEIIAFVAQSKRFVPHFHVPLQSGSNGVLGLMRRRYKRELYADRIAKIKNLMPHACIGVDVIVGHPGETDEAFKETYQFLNELPVSYLHVFTYSERPNTTALAIKPVVPGHVRAERSKMLHILSDKKRRAFYDLQVDQHATVLFEEDVENGLMQGFTENYVRVVAKYDPLLINEILPVRLKAVTAEGLMEVEELETVLEKHG